In one window of Methanosarcina vacuolata Z-761 DNA:
- a CDS encoding class I SAM-dependent methyltransferase — protein sequence MSEVNFNSKAFTYADNALVQKSASEVLLNLLSIQPEEDILDIGCGPGHITKKIAQITKGTVLGIDVSQGMIEQAVSSNKELPNLKYSVMDAESFELNTKFDVIVCNSCFQWFQKPEQVLMRCFNVLKEGGRIGIQAPATQSYCPNFISAIEKIRMHPYTREVFNHFKSPWFFFDSKDEYEQLFRNPGFDIIYSELREESTLFSVEQAYKIYQSGAENGYLNQSFYTVTLTDDYISAFRELVKEALQEQADNSGMINLKFKRIYLVAKKQ from the coding sequence ATGTCAGAAGTTAATTTTAATTCCAAGGCTTTTACATATGCAGATAATGCACTGGTTCAAAAGTCAGCCTCTGAAGTTCTCTTGAATTTATTATCAATTCAACCTGAAGAAGATATACTTGATATAGGCTGTGGACCAGGTCATATCACGAAAAAAATTGCACAAATTACAAAAGGAACTGTACTGGGCATCGATGTCTCTCAAGGTATGATAGAACAGGCAGTAAGTTCCAACAAAGAGCTTCCCAACTTAAAATATTCTGTCATGGATGCTGAAAGTTTTGAGCTAAATACAAAATTTGATGTTATTGTGTGTAACTCGTGTTTTCAGTGGTTTCAAAAACCAGAACAAGTATTAATGCGTTGTTTTAATGTGCTTAAGGAAGGAGGTAGAATAGGGATACAGGCTCCGGCTACTCAATCTTATTGCCCTAACTTTATTTCAGCAATAGAAAAAATCCGTATGCATCCATATACACGAGAGGTATTTAATCACTTTAAAAGTCCATGGTTTTTCTTTGACAGCAAGGACGAATACGAGCAACTTTTTAGAAATCCTGGATTTGATATAATTTATAGCGAACTTCGTGAAGAGTCAACTCTCTTTTCTGTTGAACAGGCGTATAAAATATATCAATCAGGAGCCGAAAATGGTTACTTGAACCAATCGTTTTACACAGTAACTTTGACAGATGATTATATTAGTGCTTTTCGTGAATTAGTTAAAGAAGCTCTTCAAGAACAGGCAGATAATTCAGGAATGATTAACTTAAAGTTTAAAAGAATCTATTTAGTTGCTAAAAAACAATGA